From the Acyrthosiphon pisum isolate AL4f unplaced genomic scaffold, pea_aphid_22Mar2018_4r6ur Scaffold_4411;HRSCAF=4957, whole genome shotgun sequence genome, the window CTCCTAagacgttttatattatgtaatctttTATAAAGGTGATGGAGATAGCAGCGTTATGAAACGTTTACGCATTGCTAAGCCATATGGACCTAATTGCATTGTACAAAAAGTTGAATGTACTAACCATTTATTGCGAAACTACATCAACCGATTAAGAGATTTAACAAGCAAACGGAAAAATTCGAAAGGTGAGCCAATACCGGGTTATCttagaaaatgtattcaaaCTCGTCTGTTACGATTACGGTACGCTGTC encodes:
- the LOC115035032 gene encoding uncharacterized protein LOC115035032, yielding MKRLRIAKPYGPNCIVQKVECTNHLLRNYINRLRDLTSKRKNSKGEPIPGYLRKCIQTRLLRLRYAVTEAVKYNRQLQTNIPYETRLMVLKSDLVNGPNHVFGDHTNCRQYFCQGTKEGNITKYNLLVY